From a region of the Corvus cornix cornix isolate S_Up_H32 chromosome 2, ASM73873v5, whole genome shotgun sequence genome:
- the FAM83A gene encoding protein FAM83A, producing the protein MQSSNKKDDCTACGTHMHGACPADRLLRQRAMNHPRHMGKIRKRLEDIKNQSPKLTKVDFSHNESIRLATDAFLDGGTDSYLETLSKEGEVDFLSSVEAQYIKDNARESYYAQESPAADGAAAPKQNDAGSLPSGTYFPTISDCSEPALLHTWITAEKPYLKEKSTATVYFQTEKNSNIRDIIRRYIHKTTQVLAIVMDVFTDTEILCDLLEAANKRMVFVYLLLDHGSIDLFSEMCDKLQISEDLFKNISVRSVTGEVYCAKSGRKFSGQIQEKFLISDWRYVLSGSYSFTWLCGQVHRNLLSKFTGQVVELFDEEFRHLYALSKPVRGPKSPPRSLPFLFSRSWAPPRSLPFSDEESANTLSDPFSSLSAGSTHQSKQTPRNLIFNSNFTPQSPLHRVNSFHSYVSFTPPPLQKAIQPSYYQPHYMAENSTVPYNNMNIYRPIRLRQEEPNRTGLSSSWRCLHKANLFA; encoded by the exons ATGCAGTCCTCAAACAAGAAGGACGATTGCACTGCCTGTGGCACGCATATGCATGGTGCCTGCCCAGCAGATCGGCTGCTGCGACAAAGAGCCATGAACCACCCCAGACATATGGGCAAGATAAGGAAAAGGCTGGAGGATATCAAGAACCAGTCCCCGAAGTTGACAAAAGTGGATTTCAGCCACAACGAAAGCATAAGATTGGCCACCGACGCCTTCTTGGATGGTGGGACAGACTCTTACCTCGAAACTCTAAGCAAAGAGGGCGAGGTGGATTTCCTCTCCTCGGTGGAAGCTCAGTACATCAAGGATAACGCCAGGGAGTCTTATTATGCACAGGAGTCGCCAGCTGCCGACGGGGCAGCTGCGCCAAAGCAGAACGATGCCGGGTCACTGCCTTCAGGGACCTACTTCCCCACCATTTCTGACTGCAGTGAGCCGGCTCTGCTCCACACATGGATTACAGCAGAGAAGCcctatttaaaggaaaagtccACCGCCACTGTGTATTTCCAAACAGAGAAGAACAGCAACATTAGAGACATCATACGCCGGTACATCCACAAGACCACTCAG GTGTTAGCTATCGTGATGGATGTGTTCACAGACACTGAGATTCTCTGTGACCTCCTGGAGGCAGCTAACAAGCGCATGGTCTTTGTCTACCTGCTGCTGGATCATGGCAGTATAGATCTTTTCTCGGAGATGTGCGACAAGTTGCAAATTTCTGAGGATCTATTCAAG aatatttcagtCCGCAGTGTTACTGGAGAGGTTTACTGTGCCAAATCAGGCAGGAAATTTTCAGgacaaatacaagaaaaatttcTTATATCTGACTGGAGATACGTGCTCTCTGGATCCTACAG CTTCACGTGGTTGTGTGGCCAGGTTCACCGCAACCTCCTCTCCAAGTTCACGGGCCAGGTCGTGGAGCTGTTCGACGAGGAGTTCCGGCACCTGTACGCGCTGTCCAAGCCCGTGCGGGGCCCCAAGTCCCCGCCGCGCAGCCTCCCCTTCCtgttcagcaggagctgggcccCCCCACGCAGCCTCCCCTTCAGCGACGAGGAAAGCGCCAACACCCTCTCCGACCCCTTCAGCAGCCTctcagctggcagcacccaCCAGAGCAAGCAGACCCCAAGAAATCTCATATTCAACAGCAACTTCACCCCCCAGTCACCTCTCCACCGAGTCAATTCCTTCCACAGCTATGTCTCATTCACTCCCCCGCCTCTACAGAAGGCCATCCAGCCTAGCTACTATCAACCACACTACATGGCCGAAAACTCCACAGTTCCCTATAACAACATGAACATTTACAGACCTATAAGGCTCAGGCAAGAGGAACCAAACAGGACAGGGTTAAGCTCATCCTGGAGATGCCTTCACAAAGCTAACCTGTTTGCATAA